The Ranitomeya imitator isolate aRanImi1 chromosome 8, aRanImi1.pri, whole genome shotgun sequence genome window below encodes:
- the SNTN gene encoding sentan isoform X3, with protein sequence MPKSNTIPISKQLASIKALGKGSELEKAIATAILVYNSCADNDGKVSKGEVMDLMPSQFQNFTQGQETKPKYKELIKDLEEDSKGQMDFEDFMILLLSVTLMSDLFTEIRQAKNTK encoded by the exons ATGCCAaagag CAATACGATTCCAATCTCCAAGCAACTAGCCTCTATTAAAG CACTGGGGAAAGGCTCTGAACTAGAAAAAGCCATCGCCACGGCTATTCTTGTGTATAATTCATGTGCAGACAATGATGGAAAAGTCAGCAAGGGAGAAGTCATGGACTTGATGCCTTCACAGTTCCAGAACTTTACACAG GGTCAAGAAACAAAACCAAAATACAAAGAGCTTATAAAGGATTTGGAGGAAGACAGCAAAGGACAAATGGATTTTGAAGACTTCATGATTCTCCTGCTCAGTGTGACTCTTATGTCCGACCTGTTCACCGAAATCCGTCAAGCCAAAAATACCAAATAA